From Clupea harengus unplaced genomic scaffold, Ch_v2.0.2, whole genome shotgun sequence, one genomic window encodes:
- the tescb gene encoding tescalcin b: MGGLNSVPDDQRYRELADKTGFSLEQIGNLHNRFKQLSHNEDTLRRDDFSKIPDLACNPIRAEIIEAFFDKRNFQSHGVGTVEEIGFEEFLTIMSYFRPPSLNMSEEQREELRRIKLRFLFNMHDTDNDGTITLEEYRHVVEELLSRSGALGRETAKGIADAAMLEVASISMGHMEPDEFYEGITFEHFLKILKGIEIETRMHIRFLNVDTTVLCK; this comes from the exons ATGGGAGGACTTAATTCCGTACCTGATGACCAGAGATACAGAGAACTCGCCGACAAGACTGGAT TTTCTCTTGAGCAGATTGGGAACCTTCACAACCGTTTCAAACAGCTGAGCCACAATGAAGACACACTTCG GAGAGATGACTTCAGTAAAATCCCAGACCTGGCCTGCAATCCCATTCGAGCAGAGATTATAGAGGCCTTCTTTGACAAAAG aAACTTCCAGTCCCATGGTGTGGGGACTGTAGAGGAGATTGGCTTTGAGGAGTTCCTCACTATCATGTCCTACTTCAGACCGCCATCACTGAATATGAGTGAGGAACAGCGCGAGGAGCTCAGGAGAATCAAACTTCGCT TTTTGTTCAACATGCACGACACTGACAACGATGGAACTATCACCCTGGAAGAATACAGACAT GTGGTGGAGGAGTTGCTCTCCCGAAGTGGTGCTCTGGGCCGAGAGACGGCCAAAGGCATCGCAGACGCAGCCATGCTGGAGGTGGCTAGCATCTCAATGGGTCACATG GAGCCAGATGAATTCTATGAGGGGATCACTTTTGAGCATTTTTTAAAG ATCCTGAAGGGGATTGAGATTGAGACCAGAATGCACATCCGATTCTTAAATGTAGACACCACTGTCCTCTGCAAGTGA